From a region of the Microterricola gilva genome:
- a CDS encoding M23 family metallopeptidase, with the protein MTLRFSNDPGLDRRRPLRWHRPPLALSIAVTATLAFSGIPSAATAVDVAVDAAPSSDSTPSPVAPELLGPGDATSDATTPVDEPEATPTPTPTPTPTPTPTPTPTPAPVPPLVPPATPVPTPVPTPTPTPTPSPDPTPTPTTTPEPTPEPTPSPSPTPSPTATPTPTPTPTPTPSPTPSASPTPTASPTPAPPTVVPPRPGGPRVTGTQWLTARTFGYSSLSAARVEATGRSAALSKAASALRESRAALATAEDRYTFVKTQYDDEMLTASVLADAATAAEAEAAASTRVLVQAMRPSGSPSQGVSPIDVYFGKGSDGALLDELSTVDRLNNISSDLDTLADRADRDNLRADAARSHAEQALAAAAELPLDEAREELAAAQQAVSAASAVLDSLRVASAAATSIVALPLVPTDDGRLSDQAWTAPGIGPITDGFGLRPDRPAGAGPFHYAIDIGTGCNAWIVAAAAGTVSASGPYGGLGNRVVIDHGDGITTTYAHIADGGLAVTPGQVVAAGEAIALSGSTGVSTGCHLHFEVALDGVRTDPLPFLAARGVSVG; encoded by the coding sequence ATGACCCTGCGATTCTCGAACGACCCTGGATTGGATCGGCGCCGCCCCCTGCGGTGGCACCGACCCCCTCTGGCGCTCTCGATCGCGGTCACGGCCACTCTCGCCTTCTCCGGCATCCCCTCGGCGGCCACGGCCGTCGATGTCGCCGTGGATGCCGCCCCCTCCTCGGATTCGACGCCGAGCCCCGTCGCGCCCGAACTGTTGGGGCCCGGCGACGCGACGAGCGATGCGACGACTCCGGTAGACGAGCCGGAGGCAACACCAACGCCGACGCCGACGCCGACGCCGACGCCCACTCCGACCCCGACGCCAACACCGGCACCGGTGCCGCCGCTCGTCCCCCCGGCCACGCCGGTACCGACCCCCGTCCCGACGCCGACCCCCACTCCGACGCCGAGTCCCGATCCGACTCCGACGCCGACGACGACGCCGGAACCGACCCCGGAGCCGACTCCGAGCCCTTCGCCGACGCCGAGTCCCACGGCCACGCCAACTCCCACTCCGACGCCCACTCCGACGCCATCGCCGACACCCAGCGCGAGCCCGACACCGACCGCCAGCCCGACGCCCGCACCGCCGACGGTGGTCCCGCCTCGGCCGGGCGGCCCGCGCGTCACGGGGACGCAGTGGCTGACCGCGCGGACATTCGGCTACTCCTCACTCTCCGCCGCCCGTGTGGAGGCGACCGGTCGGTCGGCAGCCCTGTCGAAGGCCGCGAGCGCGCTGCGTGAGAGCAGGGCCGCCCTCGCCACAGCGGAGGACCGCTACACCTTTGTGAAGACGCAGTACGACGACGAGATGCTGACGGCATCCGTCCTGGCCGACGCCGCGACCGCAGCGGAAGCCGAGGCGGCGGCATCCACGCGGGTGCTCGTGCAGGCGATGCGGCCGAGCGGATCACCGAGCCAGGGGGTGAGCCCGATCGACGTCTACTTCGGCAAGGGCTCGGACGGAGCGCTGCTGGACGAGCTCTCCACCGTCGACCGCCTGAACAACATCAGCTCCGATCTCGATACCCTCGCCGATCGCGCCGACCGCGACAACCTCCGGGCCGATGCCGCCCGCAGCCATGCCGAGCAGGCGCTGGCGGCCGCAGCGGAACTCCCCCTCGACGAGGCGCGGGAGGAACTCGCCGCGGCGCAGCAGGCCGTGAGCGCGGCATCCGCTGTGCTCGATTCGCTCCGCGTGGCCAGTGCCGCCGCAACGTCGATCGTGGCGCTCCCCCTCGTGCCGACGGATGACGGCCGGCTCAGCGATCAGGCCTGGACGGCACCGGGAATCGGCCCGATCACCGATGGATTCGGTCTGCGCCCCGACCGGCCGGCCGGGGCGGGGCCATTCCACTACGCGATCGACATCGGCACAGGGTGCAACGCCTGGATCGTGGCGGCTGCGGCCGGAACGGTCAGCGCGAGCGGGCCGTACGGCGGCCTCGGCAACCGCGTCGTCATCGACCACGGTGACGGCATCACGACGACGTACGCCCACATCGCCGACGGCGGGCTGGCGGTGACGCCCGGACAGGTCGTCGCGGCCGGCGAGGCGATCGCGCTCTCGGGCAGCACGGGCGTCTCCACCGGATGCCACCTGCACTTCGAGGTCGCCCTCGACGGCGTGCGCACCGACCCGCTGCCGTTCCTCGCGGCCCGCGGCGTCTCCGTCGGCTAG
- the hutH gene encoding histidine ammonia-lyase, with product MSISAPSAAVGTTTAPVTVGQGPLSIAEVVAVARHDAHIVLDPAALDAVAASRTIIDGLAADPAAHYGISTGFGALATTYIESDRRAQLQASLVRSHAAGSGAEVEREVVRSLMLLRLSTLMTGRTGVRRETAETYAAILNAGITPVVREYGSLGCSGDLAPLAHCALVAMGEGEVRVDGDKLSAASALAAAGITPLQLGEKEGLALINGTDGMLGMLSLAIHDLTALLRTADIAASMSVEGLMGTDAVFAADLHKLRPQAGQALAAANFRAILAGSPIVASHAGPEDQRVQDAYSLRCAPIVHGAARDTVAHATNVALAELASAVDNPVLTLDGRVESNGNFHGAPVGYVLDFLAIAAADVASMSERRTDRFLDRSRNQGLPPFLAHEVGVDSGLMIAQYTAAGIVSEMKRLAAPASVDSIPSSAMQEDHVSMGWAAARKLRRSIDGLGRVLAIELLTAARGLALRAPLQPGVATGAVMRMVNEASGGPGQDRYLSPEIEAVVELVQSGRVLAAASAETGQLA from the coding sequence ATGAGCATTTCAGCGCCATCCGCAGCAGTCGGCACGACCACAGCACCCGTCACCGTCGGCCAGGGGCCGCTCAGCATCGCCGAGGTCGTGGCCGTCGCCCGCCACGACGCACACATCGTGCTCGACCCGGCCGCGCTGGATGCCGTCGCGGCCAGCCGCACCATCATCGACGGTCTCGCCGCCGACCCCGCAGCGCACTACGGCATCTCCACCGGGTTCGGGGCGCTCGCCACCACGTACATCGAGTCGGACCGCCGCGCCCAGCTGCAGGCCAGCCTCGTGCGCTCCCACGCCGCCGGATCCGGCGCGGAGGTCGAGCGCGAGGTCGTGCGCTCCCTCATGCTGCTGCGCCTCAGCACCCTGATGACGGGGCGCACCGGCGTGCGCCGCGAGACGGCGGAGACCTACGCGGCAATCCTGAACGCCGGCATCACCCCGGTCGTGCGGGAGTACGGCTCGCTCGGCTGCTCCGGCGACCTCGCCCCGCTTGCGCACTGCGCGCTCGTGGCGATGGGCGAGGGCGAGGTGCGGGTCGACGGCGACAAGCTGAGCGCGGCATCCGCCCTGGCCGCCGCCGGCATCACCCCGCTGCAGCTCGGCGAGAAGGAGGGCCTCGCCCTCATCAACGGCACCGACGGCATGCTCGGAATGCTCTCGCTCGCCATCCACGACCTCACCGCGCTGCTGCGGACGGCCGACATCGCCGCCTCGATGAGCGTCGAGGGCCTGATGGGCACGGATGCCGTGTTCGCCGCCGACCTGCACAAGCTCCGGCCTCAGGCCGGGCAGGCTCTGGCCGCCGCGAACTTCCGCGCGATCCTCGCCGGCTCCCCGATCGTGGCCAGCCACGCCGGGCCGGAGGACCAGCGCGTGCAGGACGCCTACTCGCTGCGCTGCGCCCCGATCGTGCACGGCGCAGCCCGTGACACCGTCGCGCACGCCACGAACGTCGCGCTCGCCGAGCTGGCCAGCGCCGTCGACAACCCGGTGCTCACGCTCGACGGTCGCGTCGAGTCCAACGGCAACTTCCACGGCGCACCGGTCGGCTACGTGCTCGACTTCCTCGCCATCGCCGCCGCCGATGTCGCGAGCATGAGCGAGCGCCGCACCGACCGCTTCCTCGACCGTTCGCGCAACCAGGGCCTGCCGCCGTTCCTCGCGCACGAGGTCGGCGTCGACTCGGGGCTGATGATCGCCCAGTACACCGCCGCGGGCATCGTGAGCGAGATGAAGCGACTGGCGGCCCCGGCATCCGTCGACTCCATCCCGAGCTCGGCCATGCAGGAGGACCACGTGTCGATGGGCTGGGCCGCCGCCAGGAAGCTGCGCCGCTCGATCGACGGCCTCGGCCGGGTGCTCGCGATTGAGCTGCTCACGGCGGCCCGCGGGCTCGCCCTGCGCGCGCCACTGCAGCCGGGCGTTGCGACGGGCGCCGTGATGCGGATGGTGAACGAGGCGTCGGGCGGCCCGGGCCAGGACCGCTACCTCTCCCCCGAGATCGAGGCGGTCGTGGAGCTCGTGCAGAGCGGTCGCGTGCTGGCCGCGGCGAGCGCCGAAACAGGCCAACTGGCCTGA
- a CDS encoding DedA family protein, whose amino-acid sequence MDLLTDFLLATVSSPFVYLVVFAIVVIDGFFPPVPSESIVVVAAAVGVSTGAPNPVLIVVLAAIGAAVGDNIAYWLGRRVGTNRFRWMRHARAVSALDWADRGLSRSAASMLLVARYIPVGRIAVNMTAGATGFSHRRFWPLTVLAGTCWAVYSVLIGVLAGHWVKEQPLLGAAIGVVIALGLGLVIDRLTTAVARRREAAAAQHAAPCEQPVA is encoded by the coding sequence ATGGACCTGCTCACAGACTTCCTGCTCGCGACGGTGAGCTCGCCTTTCGTCTACCTGGTGGTCTTCGCGATCGTCGTGATCGACGGCTTCTTCCCTCCCGTGCCCAGCGAGAGCATCGTCGTCGTCGCGGCCGCCGTCGGTGTGAGCACCGGCGCCCCGAACCCGGTTCTGATCGTCGTGCTTGCCGCCATCGGCGCGGCGGTCGGCGACAACATCGCGTACTGGCTCGGCCGCAGGGTCGGCACGAACCGGTTCAGGTGGATGCGGCACGCCAGGGCCGTCTCCGCGCTCGACTGGGCGGACAGGGGGCTCAGCCGCAGCGCCGCCAGCATGCTGCTCGTCGCCCGCTACATCCCGGTCGGCCGCATTGCGGTGAACATGACGGCGGGGGCGACCGGGTTCTCCCACCGCCGATTCTGGCCGCTGACCGTGCTGGCCGGGACGTGCTGGGCCGTCTACTCCGTGCTGATCGGAGTGCTCGCCGGGCACTGGGTGAAGGAGCAGCCGCTCCTCGGGGCCGCCATCGGCGTCGTCATCGCCCTCGGGCTCGGCCTGGTCATCGACCGGCTGACGACGGCCGTTGCCCGGAGGCGCGAAGCGGCAGCCGCGCAGCACGCAGCACCGTGCGAGCAACCCGTCGCCTGA
- a CDS encoding acyltransferase family protein: MTIAPERPSGTTPQPRAGGAAASGPNGAVLAGRDVTARVRSGRDASVDAVRAVLLVAVVALHAMMVGVSVGAGGPVLQNALEHQAWFAPVSWIVQVMPLFFVIGGFASITQWRGLRARGVSPASYVRGRIDRLVRPALALVAVVGAVLLGLAMVGMPAELVATAGFRIGQPLWFLGVYILCSALVPLMVAAHERARVAAPGLLLAAVVAVDVARMSSGVEAIGFLNLLFVWLLVQQFGFWLADGLVDTLAPRAKAGVIVAAITALLALTAGPYPADMFVNLNPPTVCLVLLGAAQLMVFSLLRGRISVLAERERVRRAIDGLGKRGMTVYIWHMPVLIALAAALLIVNAATGIALPEPLSAEWWSSRAMWLLLVGVAVAPAVSLFARFERGRRSGSAALPTSRSVALDALLGAGGVAVVLIAGFGPLPATAALTMLGIALLGSGRIGAALRAGWAARPTTTSSTRMTQARPAGDARALADS, translated from the coding sequence GTGACGATCGCGCCAGAACGACCGAGCGGCACAACGCCGCAGCCGCGGGCCGGGGGCGCCGCGGCATCCGGCCCCAACGGCGCCGTGCTCGCCGGGCGCGACGTCACCGCACGAGTTCGAAGTGGCCGAGACGCGAGCGTCGATGCGGTGCGGGCGGTGCTGCTCGTGGCCGTCGTCGCCCTGCACGCGATGATGGTCGGCGTCAGCGTCGGCGCCGGCGGCCCCGTTCTGCAGAACGCGCTCGAGCACCAGGCCTGGTTCGCTCCGGTCAGCTGGATCGTGCAGGTCATGCCGCTCTTCTTCGTCATCGGCGGCTTCGCGAGCATCACCCAGTGGCGCGGGCTGCGCGCCCGTGGGGTCTCCCCGGCGTCGTATGTGCGCGGCCGGATCGATCGCCTGGTGCGGCCGGCACTCGCACTCGTCGCGGTCGTCGGCGCTGTGCTGCTCGGCCTGGCCATGGTCGGCATGCCGGCCGAGCTCGTGGCGACCGCCGGGTTCCGCATCGGGCAGCCGCTCTGGTTCCTCGGTGTCTACATCCTCTGCTCCGCGCTCGTCCCGCTCATGGTCGCCGCACACGAACGCGCCAGGGTCGCCGCCCCGGGGCTCCTGCTGGCCGCCGTCGTGGCCGTTGACGTCGCGCGCATGAGCAGCGGCGTCGAGGCGATCGGCTTCCTCAACCTGCTGTTCGTCTGGCTGCTGGTGCAGCAGTTCGGATTCTGGCTCGCAGACGGCCTCGTCGATACGCTCGCGCCTCGCGCCAAGGCCGGGGTGATCGTCGCCGCCATCACCGCGCTGCTCGCCCTCACGGCCGGGCCGTACCCGGCGGACATGTTCGTGAACCTCAACCCGCCGACCGTCTGCCTGGTGCTGCTCGGCGCCGCCCAGCTGATGGTGTTCTCGCTGCTGCGCGGCCGCATCTCCGTTCTGGCCGAGCGCGAACGCGTGCGGCGCGCGATCGACGGGCTCGGCAAGCGGGGCATGACCGTCTACATCTGGCACATGCCGGTGCTCATTGCCCTGGCGGCGGCTCTGCTGATCGTCAACGCGGCAACGGGGATCGCCCTGCCAGAGCCGCTCAGCGCCGAGTGGTGGAGCAGCAGGGCGATGTGGCTGCTCCTCGTCGGCGTCGCGGTGGCCCCTGCTGTCTCGCTCTTCGCCCGCTTCGAGCGTGGCCGGCGCAGCGGCAGCGCCGCCCTGCCGACGTCCCGTTCCGTCGCGCTCGACGCGCTGCTCGGGGCCGGCGGTGTCGCGGTCGTGCTGATCGCCGGGTTCGGACCGCTGCCGGCCACCGCGGCCCTGACGATGCTGGGCATTGCGCTGCTCGGCAGCGGCCGCATCGGCGCTGCGCTCCGAGCCGGGTGGGCCGCTCGGCCTACGACAACGTCATCCACACGGATGACGCAGGCACGACCTGCGGGCGATGCCCGCGCACTGGCCGATTCCTAG
- a CDS encoding response regulator gives MTITVLVVDDQAMVRAGFAAVLDSQPDITVLGQAANGREAVDLAHELRPDVVVMDVRMPVMNGLEATRALQTPPRSSDYVPHVLMLTTFDIDDYVYEALRAGASGFLLKDALPEDLIAAVRIVAGGDALLAPSVTRRLIEDFARSGPPPRTDAALLSGLTEREIEVLTFVGRGLSNTEIAAALFIAEQTVKTHVSKVLGKLNLRDRVQAVVFAYDVALVQPGGGSPSAPGA, from the coding sequence GTGACGATCACAGTTCTCGTCGTCGATGACCAGGCGATGGTGCGCGCCGGCTTCGCCGCAGTGCTCGACTCCCAGCCGGACATCACCGTGCTCGGCCAGGCCGCCAACGGCCGCGAGGCCGTTGACCTCGCCCACGAGCTGCGCCCCGACGTGGTCGTGATGGACGTGCGGATGCCGGTCATGAACGGTCTCGAAGCCACCAGGGCGTTGCAGACTCCGCCGCGCAGCAGCGACTATGTTCCGCACGTGCTCATGCTGACGACCTTCGACATCGACGACTACGTCTACGAGGCGCTGCGTGCCGGCGCGAGCGGATTCCTGCTGAAGGATGCGCTGCCGGAGGACCTCATCGCGGCCGTGCGCATCGTGGCCGGCGGAGACGCCCTGCTGGCCCCCAGTGTGACCAGGCGCCTGATCGAGGACTTCGCCCGCTCCGGCCCTCCGCCGCGCACCGACGCCGCCCTGCTCTCCGGGCTCACCGAGCGCGAGATCGAGGTGTTGACCTTCGTCGGCCGCGGACTCTCGAACACCGAGATCGCGGCGGCGCTGTTCATCGCGGAGCAGACCGTCAAGACCCACGTCAGCAAGGTGCTCGGCAAGCTGAACCTGCGCGACCGGGTGCAGGCCGTGGTCTTCGCCTACGACGTCGCCCTGGTGCAGCCGGGCGGCGGCTCCCCCTCCGCGCCTGGCGCCTAG
- a CDS encoding sensor histidine kinase, with protein MPRTPEQERFLLWVASCALAIVLFCVGVPLSATIYKLPVLAAFAVGILQSGSIPLAIIAPQWSIASWVAGTSLFIAFGTVAPGVPWPLAVPGLLTLCGMLVVLGLLRPIVIGVAAWAIAAATSLQILLYSGAGESKVATVEGIVANVVTTTAISAFALLLARLLAQSMRMRGELAIERQQSAAEQQRRVLVEERNRIARELHDVVAHSMSVIQVQASSAPYRLPELDDAARTEFGEIAASARAAMQEMRQLLGVLRSEDTQREAMPQPGIRQIAELLPSIERAGVAVAIDIAPELPDDGLAGTAAYRIAQESLSNVVRHAPGAPAVVRAELIDGAIVLSVENAAPPAGARGGSRPPSGGHGLIGMRERCTMLGGELHAGPTADGGYRVLATLPIAASAPNGAAVSDDRKGAARP; from the coding sequence ATGCCGCGAACCCCCGAGCAAGAACGATTCCTGCTCTGGGTGGCCTCCTGCGCGCTCGCGATCGTGCTCTTCTGCGTCGGTGTTCCGCTCTCGGCCACGATCTACAAGCTTCCGGTTCTCGCCGCTTTCGCAGTCGGCATCCTGCAGAGCGGCAGCATCCCGCTGGCCATCATCGCGCCGCAGTGGTCGATCGCGAGCTGGGTCGCCGGCACGTCGCTGTTCATCGCGTTCGGCACCGTCGCTCCCGGCGTGCCGTGGCCCCTCGCCGTGCCCGGGTTGCTCACGCTCTGCGGCATGCTTGTGGTGCTCGGGCTGCTCCGCCCGATCGTGATCGGCGTCGCCGCCTGGGCCATCGCCGCCGCGACCTCCCTGCAGATTCTGCTGTACTCCGGCGCAGGCGAGAGCAAGGTCGCCACGGTCGAGGGAATCGTGGCCAACGTGGTCACGACGACGGCGATCAGCGCCTTCGCGCTGCTCCTGGCCCGACTCCTCGCCCAGAGCATGCGGATGCGCGGGGAGCTCGCCATCGAGCGACAGCAGAGCGCCGCGGAGCAGCAGCGCCGGGTACTCGTCGAGGAGCGCAACCGCATCGCTCGCGAGCTGCACGACGTCGTCGCCCACAGCATGTCGGTGATCCAGGTGCAGGCGTCCAGTGCCCCGTACCGGCTGCCGGAGCTCGACGATGCGGCCAGGACCGAGTTCGGCGAGATCGCCGCATCGGCCCGTGCGGCCATGCAGGAGATGCGCCAGCTCCTCGGCGTGCTGCGCAGCGAGGACACCCAGCGCGAGGCGATGCCGCAGCCAGGAATCCGGCAGATCGCCGAGCTCCTGCCCTCGATCGAGCGCGCGGGCGTCGCGGTCGCGATCGACATCGCGCCGGAGCTGCCGGACGACGGGCTCGCCGGCACCGCGGCCTACCGCATCGCGCAGGAGTCGCTCAGCAACGTCGTGCGGCACGCCCCAGGCGCCCCCGCCGTCGTGCGCGCCGAGTTGATCGACGGCGCCATCGTGCTCAGCGTCGAGAACGCCGCACCGCCCGCCGGCGCTCGAGGGGGTTCCCGGCCACCGAGCGGTGGGCATGGCCTGATCGGCATGCGCGAACGGTGCACCATGCTGGGTGGGGAGCTGCACGCCGGCCCGACGGCCGATGGCGGATACCGCGTGCTCGCGACGCTGCCGATCGCGGCATCCGCACCCAACGGGGCAGCGGTGAGTGACGACAGGAAAGGGGCGGCGCGGCCGTGA
- a CDS encoding antibiotic biosynthesis monooxygenase — MDNTPITVSIERTVDPARITEATAWMQTGINLATTYPGFLGSGWVRSGSDRTRWHILYRFADAAALLHWEQSPERAWWLETGSGFVHEQKTERRTGIEGWFDEPTAITVEHAGTGSPVPPRWKQAVTIWLGFFPLNVAFAYLVAWLVPGWDGLPTVLRVLITTLCLTPIMTYVMLPTVTRLLRRWLAPRS, encoded by the coding sequence ATGGACAACACCCCCATCACCGTCTCGATCGAGCGCACCGTCGACCCGGCGCGCATCACCGAGGCAACGGCCTGGATGCAGACCGGCATCAACCTCGCCACGACCTACCCCGGCTTCCTCGGATCCGGCTGGGTCCGCTCCGGTTCCGACCGCACCCGCTGGCACATCCTCTACCGATTCGCGGATGCCGCTGCCCTGCTGCACTGGGAGCAATCACCGGAGCGCGCCTGGTGGCTCGAGACCGGCAGCGGCTTCGTGCACGAGCAGAAGACCGAGCGCCGCACCGGGATCGAGGGCTGGTTCGACGAGCCGACCGCCATCACGGTCGAGCACGCCGGCACCGGCTCCCCCGTTCCGCCGCGCTGGAAGCAGGCGGTCACCATCTGGCTCGGCTTCTTCCCCCTCAACGTCGCCTTCGCCTACCTCGTCGCGTGGCTGGTGCCCGGCTGGGACGGCTTGCCGACCGTGCTCCGCGTGCTCATCACGACGCTCTGCCTGACGCCGATCATGACGTACGTCATGCTGCCGACCGTGACGAGGCTGCTGCGCCGCTGGCTGGCCCCGCGCAGCTGA
- a CDS encoding MarR family winged helix-turn-helix transcriptional regulator, whose translation MGIADDAVEIRAQGWRALAAVHGIIESALEKALQNEHGLSVVEYTVLDALSRQHGWHMRMQQLARATALSSSATTRLVTRLEDRGLLTRILCVDDRRGIYTELTAAGDAVLEQARPTHDATLHEAIEQAKQVPELAPLVDALDALYPALAPAAEPVPA comes from the coding sequence ATGGGAATCGCCGACGACGCAGTAGAGATCCGCGCCCAGGGTTGGCGCGCGCTCGCCGCCGTGCACGGGATCATCGAGTCAGCGCTGGAGAAGGCGCTGCAGAATGAGCACGGGCTCTCCGTCGTCGAGTACACCGTTCTCGACGCGCTCAGCCGCCAACACGGCTGGCACATGCGCATGCAGCAGCTCGCGCGCGCGACCGCACTCTCCAGCAGCGCGACCACCCGCCTCGTCACCCGACTCGAGGACCGCGGCCTGCTCACCCGCATCCTGTGCGTCGACGACCGCCGCGGCATCTACACGGAGCTCACGGCCGCCGGCGACGCCGTGCTCGAGCAGGCCCGCCCCACTCACGACGCGACGCTGCACGAGGCCATCGAGCAGGCGAAGCAGGTGCCGGAGCTCGCTCCGCTCGTCGACGCCCTCGACGCGCTCTACCCCGCACTCGCACCCGCGGCGGAGCCCGTCCCCGCCTGA
- a CDS encoding MFS transporter: MPIALYALAIGGFGIGLTEFVIMGLLPEVAADFAVSETAAGYLISGYALSVAVGAIALTAALTRVDRKKALLGLMVLFIVGNLVSALAPDYSTMMIGRVIAALCHGAFFGIGAVVAAQLVAPTKRAAAISVMFAGLTISNVLGVPLGTLLGQAAGWRSTFWAITVIGVFALIGIAALVPARTGADAAGSPGSLLHEFRAFRSPQVWLSIAITVLGYGGMFGGFTYIAFTLTEVGGFASSAVPWLLILFGAGLFVGNVLGGRAADRNLGVTLIVLLLVLTAVLVVFALTAGNQLMAMISLVLMGGFGFATVPGLQMRVMAHAEAAPTLASGANIAAFNIGNALGAWIGGLTLAAGLGYTSPLWAGAAVTLGGLLVLLIAVFSRGGEFAREPRPAAAAAAGPTSPTAVVAAQS, encoded by the coding sequence ATGCCCATCGCCCTCTACGCCCTCGCCATCGGTGGCTTCGGCATCGGCCTCACCGAATTCGTCATCATGGGGCTGCTGCCCGAGGTGGCGGCCGACTTCGCGGTCTCCGAGACCGCGGCCGGCTACCTCATCTCCGGGTACGCGCTGAGCGTGGCCGTCGGCGCCATCGCGCTCACCGCCGCACTCACCCGGGTCGACCGCAAGAAGGCCCTGCTCGGCCTGATGGTGCTGTTCATCGTGGGCAACCTCGTGTCGGCGCTCGCGCCCGACTACTCCACGATGATGATCGGCCGCGTGATCGCGGCGCTCTGCCACGGCGCGTTCTTCGGCATCGGCGCGGTCGTCGCCGCCCAGCTCGTCGCGCCGACCAAGCGGGCCGCCGCGATCTCGGTGATGTTCGCCGGCCTGACCATCTCGAACGTGCTCGGGGTGCCCCTCGGCACTCTGCTCGGCCAGGCCGCCGGGTGGCGCTCGACCTTCTGGGCGATCACCGTCATCGGCGTGTTCGCGCTCATCGGCATCGCCGCGCTCGTGCCAGCGCGCACCGGGGCGGATGCCGCGGGCAGCCCCGGATCGCTGCTGCACGAGTTCCGCGCATTCCGTAGCCCGCAGGTGTGGCTCTCCATCGCGATCACCGTTCTCGGCTACGGCGGCATGTTCGGCGGATTCACCTACATCGCCTTCACCCTCACCGAGGTCGGCGGCTTCGCCTCCTCCGCCGTGCCGTGGCTCCTCATCCTCTTCGGCGCCGGGCTCTTCGTCGGCAACGTCCTCGGCGGCCGGGCGGCCGACCGGAATCTCGGCGTCACCCTCATCGTGCTCCTTCTCGTGCTGACCGCCGTGCTCGTCGTCTTCGCGCTGACCGCGGGCAACCAGCTCATGGCGATGATCAGCCTCGTGCTCATGGGCGGCTTCGGCTTCGCCACGGTGCCGGGGCTCCAGATGCGCGTGATGGCGCACGCAGAGGCCGCGCCGACCCTGGCATCGGGGGCCAACATCGCCGCGTTCAACATCGGCAACGCGCTCGGCGCCTGGATCGGCGGCCTCACCCTCGCCGCCGGGCTCGGCTACACCTCGCCGCTCTGGGCCGGCGCGGCCGTCACGCTCGGCGGCCTGCTCGTGCTGCTCATCGCGGTGTTCTCTCGGGGCGGCGAATTCGCCAGGGAGCCCCGCCCGGCCGCCGCTGCAGCCGCCGGCCCCACGTCGCCGACGGCCGTCGTCGCCGCCCAGTCCTGA
- a CDS encoding aldo/keto reductase, with translation MSLNHSSLAHSSLAHSSLAQTIPTVTLNNGVTIPQLGFGVFQVPDAETEAAVSAALEAGYRSIDTAAIYGNERGVGRALAASGIPREELFITSKLWNSDQGAGTSAAAEASLDKLGLDALDLYLIHWPAPANERYLQSWTALEELAAAGRTRAIGVSNFLPEHLERVIALGGTVPAVNQIELHPALRQTETVAFNAAHGIATEAWSPLAQGAMLSNPVIAALAEAIGRTPAQVILNWHLQQGRIVIPKSVTPTRIAENLAAFDFELDAAALAAIDALEPADGAGRVGPHPAEFIG, from the coding sequence ATGTCTCTGAACCATTCCTCTCTGGCACACTCCTCTCTGGCCCACTCCTCTCTGGCACAGACCATCCCGACCGTCACACTGAACAACGGCGTCACGATTCCGCAGCTCGGCTTCGGCGTCTTCCAGGTGCCGGACGCCGAGACCGAGGCCGCCGTGAGTGCCGCGCTCGAGGCGGGCTACCGCAGCATCGACACCGCGGCGATCTACGGCAACGAGCGGGGTGTCGGGCGGGCGCTCGCGGCATCCGGCATTCCCCGCGAGGAGCTCTTCATCACGAGCAAACTGTGGAACAGCGATCAGGGTGCAGGCACAAGCGCCGCGGCAGAAGCCAGCCTCGACAAGCTCGGCCTCGATGCCCTCGACCTCTACCTGATCCACTGGCCGGCCCCGGCGAACGAGCGCTACCTGCAGAGCTGGACGGCGCTCGAGGAGCTCGCGGCCGCCGGGCGCACCCGGGCGATCGGCGTCTCGAACTTCCTGCCGGAGCACCTCGAGCGGGTGATCGCGCTCGGCGGAACCGTCCCGGCCGTCAACCAGATCGAGCTGCACCCCGCACTGCGGCAGACGGAAACCGTCGCGTTCAACGCGGCGCACGGCATCGCCACCGAGGCGTGGAGCCCGCTCGCGCAGGGCGCGATGCTGAGCAACCCGGTGATCGCAGCGCTGGCCGAGGCGATCGGGCGCACGCCGGCCCAGGTGATTCTGAACTGGCACCTGCAGCAGGGCCGCATCGTCATCCCCAAGTCGGTGACGCCGACGCGGATCGCCGAGAACCTCGCCGCGTTCGACTTCGAGCTGGATGCCGCGGCGCTCGCCGCGATCGACGCACTCGAGCCGGCCGACGGCGCCGGCCGCGTCGGCCCGCACCCCGCCGAGTTCATCGGCTGA